The following is a genomic window from Micropterus dolomieu isolate WLL.071019.BEF.003 ecotype Adirondacks linkage group LG04, ASM2129224v1, whole genome shotgun sequence.
TGAGGGCCTGCTGCACATGTCTCCCACTGCTGTCTGACAGAACGTCCCCGTGTCCTGTCTGCTCCCAGACTACACCATCTGCCCCTACAGCTTCTGTCTGCTGAAGAGAGCTGACTGAAGGAGAGGAAGACGAGAGCACCGCATTGTCCACAATAAAGCTGCCCCCGTTGGTGGAGGTTGTATCCTGGGACTGGGGATGAGGTGCGGACAGGAGGGGAGGGCTTGGGGCGGCTGTCTGCAGGGTCTGGAGCTGCTGAGAAGTGGCTAGAATGGGGATCTGCTGATTGTGGGTCTGCGACTGGCTGACCGGCTGGAAGGTCATTTGAAGAATTTGTGTCTGCCCCTGGCTCTGCTGCTGAGAGGTATATGACTGAAGGGGCTGGAGCTGGGGTTGATGCTGGGTCACCACTGAGCTGGAATGGAGGGTGAGTTGCTGGATTTGGGGCTGCTGTGGCTGCTGAGCGGCCTGCACAAACTGGACGGGCATCTGGAGTTGGAGGTGAGTCTGATGCTGGTTGTCAGCCGGTGAAGGGGGGTCAATGGGCGACAGGGCAATCGTCACTGGCACCTGCATGGTATGGAGGCTCTGGTCTTGTCCCAGTAACACCACCTGGTGACTCACTTGTTGGGTCATGTGACCCATCTGGGACACCTGAACCACTTGCTGCCCAACTTGCCCTTCCTGGCTCAGCTGGTCCATCTGCCTATCCTGCCCTACTTGGCTCACATCCAGGCTGGTGACCTCTGCTTGCATGGGGTTTCTTGGCAGCTCCAGCAGCGAGGCGGGAGTTGTGATGAGGGCGCCGGCGTTGGCTGCCAGCGCCTCAGCAATAAGCACCTCAGGGTGACTCTTGGCCTTATGGGCCACCACACAGTCCTTCTTCTCAAACTTCTTGCCACAAATGGAGCAGGAGAACTGATAGGTGGCATCAGCATCGTGCTTCTTCATGTGCCAGTTGAGAGACGCCTTCTGGCGACATGTGAAGCCGCAGATTTCACACCTGTAGGGTAAAAAATGGATAGAAAATGCTTTCAATTGTTGCCAGAAATGTTGTGTCCAAATGAAGAGAATGAAAATTGtgaacagagaagtactaactGTAGGGGCTTCTCTCCCGTGTGAATCATGCGGTGTACAGCGAGGTTGTGGGAGCTCTTGAAGGCACGAGCACAGAATTCACAGATGTAGTCCCTCTGGTCTAGAATCACACAACACTCAACATATAGATGTGTTCTCCATACACTTTATCAAATATAACAAGAAATGGTCACACAGATCGAAGCTAATGTATGCCGCATGTATATACACTATGTGTACCTGTGTGGTGCTTTGCATGACGCAGCAGCTGCTTCTGGAGTCGGAAAAGTCTTCCACAAGACGGATGAGGACATACGTACTTCTTCTTGAGTAAGTGTTGGTACTTTATATGGTGCTGGGgtgcaaaacaaagaaaacatttagaaaCAGATCATCACTAACAGGAGAACGGAGGGGCTAGCAGAATAAAAACtgaacttaaataaaaaaagttcatGTTGCTGCTCTGATGTTTTCGTTTGAGGCTGTAACAGTATGACTTCGATGACAGCTTGTACAGTCAAATTGTCAAAGAAAAAGTATATTATGTTTTATCACAATTATGCTTATATCCCCTGATATGGATATTAAGCTATATTAAACACCTGCCAGAAAGATACTTGGACCCCTTTTAGTGC
Proteins encoded in this region:
- the zfp91 gene encoding zinc finger protein 692 isoform X2, which gives rise to MENPAAVKGEENNKEKCEIKKKEDNIKDVAEPVVDDDDVPFHDDPNNLGYQPQSQSGAEEEEGLSSDEDVPFRDDLNDQSYNPKAERDVPKPKRRAAPRQKEKKEKERVPKKEKEVAEIKIEGLDNLESVEEEVKLEEEILEDPDGPRKRGRRKKDDKTPRLPKRRKKPPVQYVRCEMEGCGTVLAHPRYLQHHIKYQHLLKKKYVCPHPSCGRLFRLQKQLLRHAKHHTDQRDYICEFCARAFKSSHNLAVHRMIHTGEKPLQCEICGFTCRQKASLNWHMKKHDADATYQFSCSICGKKFEKKDCVVAHKAKSHPEVLIAEALAANAGALITTPASLLELPRNPMQAEVTSLDVSQVGQDRQMDQLSQEGQVGQQVVQVSQMGHMTQQVSHQVVLLGQDQSLHTMQVPVTIALSPIDPPSPADNQHQTHLQLQMPVQFVQAAQQPQQPQIQQLTLHSSSVVTQHQPQLQPLQSYTSQQQSQGQTQILQMTFQPVSQSQTHNQQIPILATSQQLQTLQTAAPSPPLLSAPHPQSQDTTSTNGGSFIVDNAVLSSSSPSVSSLQQTEAVGADGVVWEQTGHGDVLSDSSGRHVQQALM
- the zfp91 gene encoding E3 ubiquitin-protein ligase ZFP91 isoform X1 → MEPACDQTAGVNKGDEPAEDQAAEETAATGTTVTPRRGLRERGAGRPRSGVSASSTDVNGAASSPQSSGRVLRDRSTRAVPAWLKDTKSDDEDDEPSPDTGATKRRKVSNSRRKKNSESAGLADAGGGVAGDSLQGTDSENPKKTATDAQALPSRRPPAQTRAKPPSGRAARGSSKPVCKTEPGMENPAAVKGEENNKEKCEIKKKEDNIKDVAEPVVDDDDVPFHDDPNNLGYQPQSQSGAEEEEGLSSDEDVPFRDDLNDQSYNPKAERDVPKPKRRAAPRQKEKKEKERVPKKEKEVAEIKIEGLDNLESVEEEVKLEEEILEDPDGPRKRGRRKKDDKTPRLPKRRKKPPVQYVRCEMEGCGTVLAHPRYLQHHIKYQHLLKKKYVCPHPSCGRLFRLQKQLLRHAKHHTDQRDYICEFCARAFKSSHNLAVHRMIHTGEKPLQCEICGFTCRQKASLNWHMKKHDADATYQFSCSICGKKFEKKDCVVAHKAKSHPEVLIAEALAANAGALITTPASLLELPRNPMQAEVTSLDVSQVGQDRQMDQLSQEGQVGQQVVQVSQMGHMTQQVSHQVVLLGQDQSLHTMQVPVTIALSPIDPPSPADNQHQTHLQLQMPVQFVQAAQQPQQPQIQQLTLHSSSVVTQHQPQLQPLQSYTSQQQSQGQTQILQMTFQPVSQSQTHNQQIPILATSQQLQTLQTAAPSPPLLSAPHPQSQDTTSTNGGSFIVDNAVLSSSSPSVSSLQQTEAVGADGVVWEQTGHGDVLSDSSGRHVQQALM